In a genomic window of Flavobacterium lipolyticum:
- a CDS encoding T9SS type A sorting domain-containing protein codes for MKRKFLYVLLLLVVQFCFSQNKLSWQGYFSFNEIKDISQSSTTVFVASENALFSKNTAMNTVKMTTTVDGLSGQTISALYHSEGFKKTIIGYENGLMIVVNETDGSILKVIDIINKQLPVNLKRINHFMEYNGVIYVSCDFGIVQFNLTSLKFGDTYFIGDNGAEVRVRQTAYFNGFFYAATSSGIKKANSTNTNLIDFNQWSLVNAGDWSSIEPIDSELVAISSAGFIHRYNSNSFVGFLQLPKPSVDMRAVNHNLIITTPDVVYVYNNQMVLMRQVTNTQVLDNMLNFTCSSVIGDQIYIGTKEKGLFSSTLSGTSAFQENTPSGPVRNNIFSLDVSPNALWAVYGDYDTFYNPYELDSYGVSKYSTSGWLNIPYSGVFGAKSMTRVITNPSNEKQVFVSSFFSGLLKIENDIPVLLYNEKNSGLESISFAGPNYIDVRINGTVFDKTGNLWVTNSRIKNGLKVLKTDGKWQSYATTSILKDAETISYAGIVVDRNNTKWIATSNDGVIAFNESNNTFKKMTFGADVGNLPVADVRAVALDAKSQLWIGTTKGLRVLSNVGGFQTESQLKANPIIIMEDNLAQELLYEQFITSIAVDGANNKWIGTIDSGIFMVSPNGQETKYHFTINNSPLPSNVINDVKINSVTGEVFIATNKGMISFKGIATGANDDLNNVYVYPNPVRPNYAGTVKVAGLIDKANIKITDIEGNLVYETTSSGGTIEWDTTAFGKYKVASGVYMVFISAEDGSETKVKKVMIIR; via the coding sequence ATGAAAAGAAAGTTTTTGTATGTTTTACTTTTGTTGGTAGTACAATTTTGTTTCTCTCAGAATAAATTGTCCTGGCAGGGGTATTTTTCGTTTAACGAAATAAAAGATATCTCACAATCTTCAACAACTGTTTTTGTAGCTTCAGAGAATGCTCTTTTCTCTAAAAATACAGCTATGAACACAGTTAAAATGACTACAACGGTCGATGGACTTTCCGGGCAGACCATTTCTGCTTTATACCATAGTGAAGGATTTAAGAAAACCATAATTGGATACGAAAACGGACTAATGATTGTGGTAAATGAAACCGATGGCAGTATACTGAAAGTTATTGATATCATAAACAAACAATTGCCGGTCAACCTGAAAAGAATTAACCATTTTATGGAGTATAATGGCGTGATTTATGTTTCCTGCGATTTCGGAATTGTACAGTTTAATTTAACTAGCCTCAAATTTGGAGATACTTATTTTATTGGAGATAATGGGGCTGAAGTTCGAGTAAGACAAACGGCTTATTTTAATGGATTCTTCTACGCGGCGACTTCAAGCGGAATTAAAAAAGCCAATAGTACCAATACCAATCTTATTGATTTTAATCAATGGAGTCTGGTAAACGCGGGTGACTGGAGTAGTATTGAGCCGATAGATTCGGAGCTGGTCGCGATAAGTTCGGCAGGATTCATACACCGATACAACTCCAATTCATTTGTTGGTTTTTTACAGCTCCCAAAACCTTCAGTTGACATGCGGGCTGTAAATCATAATCTAATAATCACAACGCCGGATGTTGTTTATGTGTATAACAATCAAATGGTATTGATGCGACAGGTTACCAATACACAGGTCTTGGATAATATGCTAAATTTTACCTGTTCTAGTGTTATTGGAGATCAAATATATATAGGAACAAAAGAAAAGGGATTGTTCTCATCAACACTTTCAGGAACTTCCGCTTTTCAGGAGAATACACCATCAGGGCCAGTTCGAAATAATATTTTTTCTTTAGATGTAAGTCCTAACGCGCTTTGGGCAGTGTATGGGGATTATGATACTTTTTACAATCCGTATGAGCTAGACAGCTATGGAGTGAGTAAATATAGTACTTCGGGCTGGCTAAACATTCCTTACTCAGGGGTTTTTGGAGCGAAATCAATGACAAGGGTAATTACGAACCCCAGTAATGAAAAGCAGGTTTTTGTAAGTTCCTTCTTTTCCGGTTTGTTGAAAATAGAAAACGATATCCCGGTCTTATTGTACAATGAAAAAAATAGCGGATTAGAATCGATTTCGTTTGCAGGGCCCAACTATATTGATGTTCGTATTAATGGAACTGTTTTCGATAAAACGGGGAATTTGTGGGTCACTAACAGCAGAATTAAGAACGGTTTAAAAGTTTTGAAAACCGACGGAAAATGGCAAAGTTATGCGACAACTTCAATTCTTAAAGATGCAGAAACAATCAGTTATGCCGGAATTGTTGTCGATAGAAATAATACCAAATGGATCGCAACGAGTAATGATGGAGTAATTGCTTTTAACGAGAGTAACAATACTTTTAAAAAGATGACTTTTGGAGCTGATGTGGGAAATTTGCCGGTTGCCGATGTGAGGGCTGTGGCACTTGATGCCAAAAGTCAGCTTTGGATTGGTACTACAAAAGGGTTGAGAGTATTGTCAAATGTTGGGGGTTTTCAAACAGAGAGCCAGCTAAAGGCAAATCCAATCATAATCATGGAAGATAATCTGGCTCAGGAGCTGCTTTATGAGCAGTTTATCACATCGATCGCAGTAGACGGAGCAAATAATAAATGGATTGGTACAATTGATTCCGGGATTTTTATGGTGTCACCAAACGGTCAGGAAACAAAATATCATTTTACAATAAACAATTCGCCTTTGCCAAGTAACGTAATAAACGATGTCAAAATCAATAGTGTTACCGGTGAGGTTTTTATTGCAACCAACAAAGGAATGATTTCGTTTAAAGGAATTGCAACAGGAGCAAACGATGATTTGAATAATGTTTATGTTTATCCAAATCCCGTGCGTCCTAATTATGCAGGGACCGTAAAAGTTGCCGGACTTATTGATAAAGCCAATATTAAAATTACAGACATCGAAGGTAATTTAGTGTACGAAACTACTTCGTCAGGCGGAACAATCGAATGGGATACCACTGCTTTCGGAAAGTATAAAGTAGCTTCAGGGGTCTATATGGTTTTTATTTCAGCCGAAGATGGAAGTGAAACTAAAGTAAAAAAGGTAATGATAATTAGATAA
- the gdhA gene encoding NADP-specific glutamate dehydrogenase: MSQSITAFMDSVSQKNPNESEFLQAVLEVAETVIPFIEENKKYQNKMLLERMVEPERVILFRVNWLNDKGEIQVNKGYRIQMNSAIGPYKGGLRFHPSVNLSILKFLAFEQTFKNSLTTLPMGGGKGGSDFDPKGKSDNEIMKFCQSFMTELSKHIGADTDVPAGDIGVGGREVGYMFGQYKRLRNEFTGVLTGKGISFGGSLIRPEATGYGAVYFAQSMLATKGDDFKGKTVAVSGSGNVAQYATEKATQLGAKVVTLSDSAGYIYDADGIDAEKLAFVMELKNELRGRISEYVAKYPNAKYVEGKRPWEVKCDVALPCATQNELNGDEAKLLVANGCIAVAEGANMPSTPEAVTVFLEAKILFAPGKASNAGGVATSGLEMSQNSLRLSWSSEEVDERLKGIMLAIHASCVKYGSDKSGYVDYVKGANIAGFVKVADAMLAQGVV, encoded by the coding sequence ATGTCACAAAGTATTACCGCTTTTATGGATTCGGTTAGTCAAAAAAACCCGAATGAATCAGAGTTTTTACAAGCAGTTTTAGAAGTTGCCGAAACGGTAATTCCTTTTATTGAAGAAAATAAAAAATACCAGAACAAAATGCTTTTAGAGCGTATGGTAGAACCTGAACGTGTTATCTTGTTCAGAGTAAATTGGTTAAACGACAAAGGAGAAATCCAGGTTAATAAAGGATATCGTATCCAGATGAACTCCGCAATCGGACCTTACAAGGGTGGTTTGCGTTTTCATCCTTCTGTTAACTTAAGTATTTTGAAGTTTTTGGCTTTCGAGCAGACTTTCAAAAACAGCTTAACCACATTGCCAATGGGTGGTGGTAAAGGAGGATCTGATTTTGATCCAAAAGGAAAATCAGATAATGAAATCATGAAATTCTGTCAAAGTTTTATGACGGAACTTTCAAAACATATCGGAGCTGATACTGACGTTCCTGCCGGAGATATCGGAGTAGGTGGTAGAGAAGTAGGATATATGTTTGGTCAATACAAAAGATTAAGAAATGAATTCACCGGAGTTTTAACTGGGAAAGGAATTTCTTTCGGAGGATCATTAATTCGTCCGGAGGCTACAGGTTACGGAGCAGTTTATTTTGCTCAAAGTATGTTGGCAACTAAAGGAGATGACTTTAAAGGAAAAACGGTTGCAGTTTCAGGTTCTGGAAACGTAGCGCAGTACGCAACTGAAAAAGCAACTCAATTAGGAGCAAAAGTAGTTACATTGTCAGATTCTGCAGGATATATTTATGATGCAGACGGAATCGATGCTGAAAAATTAGCCTTCGTAATGGAGTTGAAAAATGAGCTTAGAGGAAGAATCAGTGAGTATGTGGCGAAATATCCAAATGCAAAATATGTAGAAGGAAAACGTCCATGGGAAGTTAAATGTGACGTAGCATTACCATGTGCAACTCAAAACGAATTGAATGGTGATGAAGCTAAGCTTTTAGTTGCTAACGGTTGTATTGCTGTTGCGGAAGGAGCAAATATGCCATCTACACCAGAGGCAGTTACTGTTTTCCTTGAGGCTAAAATTTTATTCGCTCCTGGAAAAGCTTCTAATGCCGGTGGTGTTGCAACTTCAGGTCTTGAAATGTCGCAAAACTCATTGCGTTTAAGCTGGTCTTCTGAAGAAGTTGACGAAAGATTAAAAGGAATCATGTTAGCAATTCATGCTTCATGTGTAAAATACGGTTCGGATAAATCAGGTTATGTTGACTACGTAAAAGGAGCTAACATTGCAGGATTTGTTAAAGTTGCCGATGCTATGCTTGCTCAGGGTGTAGTATAA
- a CDS encoding THC0290_0291 family protein: MLKPIILTFFAFLGISTISTAQSLAHEVGIIFGPVLFQSDFGERNNLDTTLGNTGVGVGLVHFVNFSTNSNRERFFSEHFKVRSELSFNRTKLNNFGEWTEKKPETLGVRQLKAMQGKSTVISLGSQLEFSPMKIHYYENSVGAFSPYVSLGFLVSYYTTEVSSSLGQLGTPAATFPKYLTPSDGRQFGFSSENGIVLSGTAGIGVHYKLNEMSDLMFETRFQAFNSDWVDGLNPNKKIHKENKSNDAQIWFNIGYIQYL; encoded by the coding sequence ATGCTTAAACCTATAATACTCACGTTTTTTGCCTTTCTAGGCATCTCAACAATATCGACTGCACAATCACTAGCACACGAGGTTGGAATAATATTCGGCCCTGTTCTTTTCCAATCTGATTTTGGCGAAAGAAACAATCTGGATACGACTCTTGGAAATACAGGGGTTGGAGTTGGACTTGTTCATTTTGTCAACTTTTCCACTAACAGCAACAGAGAACGATTCTTTTCTGAACACTTTAAAGTCAGATCAGAACTTTCATTCAACAGAACAAAACTGAATAATTTTGGAGAGTGGACAGAGAAAAAACCCGAAACACTGGGGGTTAGACAACTCAAAGCCATGCAAGGAAAATCGACTGTAATAAGTCTCGGATCCCAACTGGAATTTTCTCCAATGAAAATACATTATTATGAAAATTCTGTAGGTGCTTTCAGCCCTTATGTAAGTTTAGGTTTTTTGGTAAGTTACTATACAACAGAAGTAAGTTCCAGCCTTGGTCAGTTGGGAACTCCTGCAGCTACATTTCCTAAATATCTGACTCCTTCAGATGGCCGTCAATTTGGCTTTTCAAGTGAAAACGGTATCGTTTTATCTGGTACTGCCGGAATAGGTGTTCATTATAAATTAAATGAAATGAGCGATTTGATGTTTGAAACCCGTTTTCAGGCTTTTAATTCCGACTGGGTAGACGGTCTAAATCCGAATAAGAAAATTCACAAAGAAAACAAATCAAACGATGCTCAGATTTGGTTTAATATAGGATATATTCAATACTTATAA
- a CDS encoding cystathionine gamma-synthase: MKFNTKVIHGGQHHDPATGAVMPPVYQTSTFIQTSPGKPLADYEYSRASNPTRTALENALASIENGTRGLAFSSGLAATDCILRSFKAGDEIIAMDDLYGGTYRMFSRIYKDSGIKFHFVDMTDIEKLKSLINENTKLIWVETPTNPLMKLADIQEVAKITKANNILFAVDNTFATPYLQKPLDLGADIVMHSATKYLGGHSDVIAGALIVKDEALGDQLHFQQFATGATLGPMDSFLVLRGIKTLSLRVQRHCENGEKVVEYLSKHPKINTVYYPGLESHPFHEIAKKQMKAFGGMVSFTFKSGKKEDSIAFLEKLKVFTLAESLGGVESLANHPALMTHASIPADKRAEVGITDDLVRLSVGIEDAEDLIADLEQALA; this comes from the coding sequence ATGAAATTCAATACTAAAGTAATACATGGGGGTCAGCATCATGATCCGGCTACAGGAGCAGTTATGCCTCCGGTGTATCAAACTTCAACTTTTATACAAACCAGTCCGGGTAAACCATTGGCAGATTATGAGTATAGTCGTGCTTCAAATCCAACGCGTACAGCTTTAGAAAATGCTTTGGCCAGTATTGAAAATGGTACTCGTGGATTGGCTTTTTCATCAGGTTTGGCTGCTACCGATTGTATTCTGAGATCGTTTAAGGCCGGTGATGAGATTATCGCAATGGATGACTTGTATGGAGGAACCTACAGAATGTTCTCCAGAATATATAAAGATTCAGGAATTAAGTTTCATTTTGTTGATATGACAGATATCGAAAAACTGAAATCATTAATCAATGAAAATACGAAATTGATCTGGGTGGAGACGCCAACCAATCCGTTGATGAAATTAGCAGATATTCAGGAAGTAGCCAAAATTACTAAAGCCAATAATATTTTATTTGCTGTTGATAATACATTCGCAACTCCTTATTTGCAAAAACCTCTTGATTTGGGTGCTGATATCGTAATGCACTCTGCAACAAAATATTTAGGAGGACACTCAGATGTTATTGCAGGAGCTTTAATTGTGAAAGATGAAGCTTTAGGAGATCAGCTGCATTTTCAGCAATTTGCGACCGGAGCAACATTAGGGCCAATGGACAGCTTCTTGGTTTTAAGAGGAATCAAAACACTTTCGTTAAGAGTACAGAGACATTGTGAAAACGGAGAAAAAGTGGTTGAATATTTAAGCAAACACCCTAAGATCAATACGGTTTATTATCCGGGCTTAGAGAGTCATCCTTTTCATGAAATTGCCAAGAAGCAAATGAAAGCTTTTGGAGGAATGGTATCTTTTACTTTTAAATCAGGGAAAAAAGAAGACTCAATTGCCTTTTTAGAGAAGCTGAAAGTTTTTACTTTGGCGGAGTCTTTAGGTGGAGTAGAATCTTTGGCCAATCATCCGGCTTTGATGACACATGCATCGATCCCGGCAGACAAAAGAGCCGAAGTGGGTATTACCGATGACTTAGTTCGATTGAGCGTTGGTATTGAAGATGCCGAAGACTTAATTGCCGACTTAGAACAGGCTTTAGCATAA